The following proteins come from a genomic window of Gossypium raimondii isolate GPD5lz chromosome 5, ASM2569854v1, whole genome shotgun sequence:
- the LOC128031945 gene encoding probable long-chain-alcohol O-fatty-acyltransferase 5, with amino-acid sequence MENELHNLIKVWISAIISLCYCFYISSKLPKGIFKLFSLTPIFIFFLYLPLTVSSVHLVGITAFFLSWLANFKLLLFCFDQPPLSPPPSNLFHFISLASLPIKPKQKTPSQNKSKPPQRSILFAIKVLILALLYHCYSYKQNLHKNVVLAMYCVHTYIELELTLALAAIPARAMFGLEIEPQFNEPYLTTSLQDFWGRRWNLMVTSILRPTVYYPIRRISTRLVGSRWASLQAIIAVFVVSGLMHELIYYYLTRVAPTWEVTWFFILHGVAMAAEVVVKKVVPEKMRLHPVVSGASALGFVAVTAVWLFFPQLLRNGVDEKTIGEYCKLMDLLKGLLPF; translated from the coding sequence ATGGAGAACGAACTTCACAATCTCATCAAGGTATGGATTTCAGCTATAATTTCCCTTTGTTATTGTTTCTACATATCATCAAAGCTCCCCAAAGGCATTTTCAAGCTTTTTTCTTTAACTccaatcttcatcttcttcctttacCTACCTCTCACCGTCTCCTCCGTTCATCTCGTTGGCATCACCGCCTTCTTCCTCTCTTGGTTAGCTAATTTCAAGCTCCTCCTCTTTTGTTTCGACCAACCACCGCTCTCACCACCACCGTCCAACCTTTTTCACTTCATTTCCTTAGCGTCTCTTCCCATTAAACCTAAACAAAAAACCCCATCTCAAAACAAATCTAAACCACCCCAAAGATCAATCTTGTTTGCTATAAAAGTTCTAATATTAGCTTTGCTTTACCATTGTTATAGCTACAAACAAAATCTCCATAAAAATGTAGTTCTAGCAATGTACTGTGTCCATACCTACATTGAGCTTGAGCTCACCCTAGCCTTGGCCGCAATCCCGGCTCGAGCCATGTTTGGGCTCGAGATCGAGCCACAGTTCAATGAACCCTACTTAACTACCTCTTTACAAGATTTTTGGGGTCGTAGATGGAACCTTATGGTTACTAGTATTCTACGACCAACCGTATATTACCCCATACGCCGTATTTCTACTCGTTTGGTCGGATCAAGGTGGGCTTCTTTGCAGGCGATCATCGCCGTGTTCGTCGTCTCCGGCTTGAtgcatgaattgatttattattacttGACTCGTGTGGCTCCTACTTGGGAGGTGACATGGTTTTTCATCTTACACGGGGTTGCGATGGCGGCGGAAGTGGTGGTGAAGAAGGTGGTGCCTGAGAAAATGAGGTTGCACCCGGTGGTTTCCGGGGCGTCAGCTTTGGGATTTGTGGCGGTGACTGCCGTTTGGTTGTTTTTCCCGCAGTTGTTGAGGAATGGCGTAGATGAGAAGACCATAGGAGAGTACTGCAAGTTGATGGATCTTTTAAAGGGTTTGCTtccattttga
- the LOC105768506 gene encoding probable long-chain-alcohol O-fatty-acyltransferase 5 produces MEIEHYNFIKVWILAIISLCYCYYISSKLPKGIFKLISLTPIFIFFLYLPLTISTAYLAGITPFFLSWLANFKLLLLCFDQPPLSPPPSNLLHFISLASLPIKSKQKTPSQNKSQQPQRSILFAIKVLILALLYHCYGHKQNLHKNVVLVMFCVRIYIELELALALAATLARAMFGFEIEPQFNEPYLATSLQDFWGRRWNLMVTSILRPTVYYPIRRISTRLLGSRWSSLPAVVAVFVVSGLMHELIFYYMTRVAPTWEVARFFILHGVAVVAEVVVKKVVPDKMRLYPVVSGALALGFVAVTAVWLFLPQLVRNGVDEKNIGEYSKLMDLIKGLLPF; encoded by the coding sequence ATGGAGATTGAACATTACAACTTCATCAAGGTATGGATTTTAGCTATAATTTCCCTTTGTTATTGTTACTACATATCATCAAAGCTCCCCAAAGGCATTTTCAAGCTTATTTCTTTAACCccaatcttcatcttcttcctttacCTCCCTCTCACCATCTCCACCGCCTATCTCGCCGGCATCACCCCCTTCTTCCTCTCTTGGTTAGCTAATTTCAAGCTCCTCCTCCTTTGTTTCGACCAACCACCTCTCTCACCACCGCCGTCCAACCTTCTTCATTTCATTTCCTTAGCTTCTCTTCCCATTAAATCTAAACAAAAAACCCCATCTCAAAACAAATCTCAACAACCCCAAAGATCAATCTTGTTTGctataaaagttttaatattaGCTTTGCTTTATCATTGTTATGGCCACAAACAAAATCTCCATAAAAATGTAGTTCTAGTAATGTTCTGTGTCCGCATCTACATTGAGCTTGAGCTCGCCCTAGCCTTGGCCGCAACCCTTGCTCGAGCCATGTTTGGGTTCGAGATCGAGCCACAGTTCAATGAACCCTACTTGGCTACCTCTTTACAAGATTTTTGGGGTCGTAGATGGAACCTTATGGTTACTAGTATTCTACGACCAACCGTATATTACCCCATACGCCGTATTTCTACTCGTTTGCTCGGATCAAGGTGGTCTTCGTTGCCGGCGGTCGTCGCCGTGTTCGTCGTCTCCGGCTTGAtgcatgaattgattttttattacatgACTCGTGTGGCTCCTACTTGGGAGGTGGCACGGTTTTTCATCTTACATGGGGTTGCGGTGGTGGCGGAAGTTGTGGTGAAGAAGGTGGTGCCTGATAAAATGAGGTTATACCCGGTGGTTTCCGGGGCGTTGGCTTTGGGATTTGTGGCGGTGACTGCCGTTTGGTTGTTTCTCCCGCAGTTAGTGAGGAATGGTGTAGATGAGAAGAACATTGGAGAGTACTCCAAGTTGATGGATCTGATAAAGGGTTTGCTTCCATTTTGA
- the LOC105768507 gene encoding probable long-chain-alcohol O-fatty-acyltransferase 5, producing MENELHNFIKVWILAIISLCYCFYIPSKLPKGIFKLISLTPIFIFFLYLPLTISTAHLVGITAFFLSWLANFKLLLFCFDQPPLSPPPSNLFHFISLASLPIKPKQKTPSQNRSKPPQRSILFAIKVLILALLYHCYSYKQILNKNVVLAMYCVHIYIELELILALAATLARAMFGFEIQPQFNELYLATSLQDFWGRRWNLMVTSILRPTVYYPIRRISTRLLGSRWASLPAIVVVFVVSGLMHELIFYYMTRVAPSWEVTWFFILHGVAVAAEVVVKKVVPEKMRLHPVVSGASALGFVAVTAVWLFLPQLVRNGVDEKNIGEYSKVMDLIKGLLPF from the coding sequence ATGGAGAACGAACTtcacaatttcatcaaggtATGGATTTTAGCTATCATTTCCCTTTGTTATTGTTTCTACATACCATCAAAGCTCCCCAAAGGCATTTTCAAGCTTATTTCTTTAACCccaatcttcatcttcttcctttacCTCCCTCTCACCATCTCCACCGCCCATCTCGTCGGCATCACCGCCTTCTTCCTCTCTTGGTTAGCTAATTTCAAGCTCCTCCTCTTTTGTTTCGACCAACCACCGCTCTCACCACCGCCgtccaacctttttcatttCATCTCCTTAGCTTCTCTTCCCattaaaccaaaacaaaaaacccCATCTCAAAACAGATCTAAACCACCCCAAAGATCAATCTTGTTTGCTATAAAAGTTCTAATATTAGCTTTGCTTTATCATTGTTATAGCTACAAACAAATTCTCAATAAAAATGTAGTTCTAGCAATGTACTGTGTCCACATCTACATTGAGCTTGAGCTCATCCTAGCCTTGGCCGCAACCCTTGCTCGAGCCATGTTTGGGTTCGAGATCCAGCCACAGTTCAATGAACTCTACTTGGCTACCTCTTTACAAGATTTTTGGGGTCGTAGATGGAACCTTATGGTTACTAGTATTCTACGACCAACCGTATATTACCCCATACGCCGTATTTCTACTCGTTTGCTCGGATCAAGGTGGGCTTCGTTGCCGGCGATCGTCGTTGTGTTCGTCGTCTCCGGCTTGAtgcatgaattgattttttattacatgACTCGTGTGGCTCCTAGTTGGGAGGTGACATGGTTTTTCATCTTACATGGGGTTGCGGTGGCGGCGGAAGTGGTGGTGAAGAAGGTGGTGCCTGAGAAAATGAGGTTGCACCCGGTGGTTTCCGGGGCGTCAGCTTTGGGATTTGTGGCGGTGACTGCCGTTTGGTTGTTTCTCCCGCAGTTAGTGAGGAATGGTGTAGATGAGAAGAACATTGGAGAGTACTCCAAGGTGATGGATCTTATAAAGGGTTTGCTTCCATTTTGA